The DNA window TTTCTATGATCATTGTCCGGCTCATCAATTTATATATTAGACTGACCCACATGAAATTACtggttttctgtcattttttgacCCACCAAAAAGCGGCCTCACGATTTTACTTTACAGGGCCTAGGCTCTGCCTCTGATTTCATTAGAACAAAACAGGGTTTATCTTGGTGGGTTTGTCACATGCCAGCCACTATCCCATGAATGTCATCTCGAAATAAGCCTATGGAGCGGGCACTGGCTacacccattttaaagatggcaaactgaaggcagaggctaagtCAGCTGCCCAAAGGCAAACAGCGCTTATggagaaatggaggcagagaatCGGTGGAATTTGGCCTTGAAGGCAGGACAGGGACGCGGaaagggggggcaggggaggtctTGCCCTTGAGGTACAAGGCAGTACGGGGAAGGGCAGAGCTTGCTCACCAGAGAGGCTCTTGGCACAGTTCTTGTCCCCACGGAGGTCGTGGTCCTGATCCCAAgtggagaagggcagggagagaccaCTGGGCACCACAGTGGTGGCCCCCAATTCACTGGCCACGGGGGCTGTAAGTTGCAGGCTGTAGGCGGTGTCCTCACCGCCCAGGTGGACGGGGAACTGCAGCGACTCGGCGTGGCCCTCCCAGTCATGCAGCTGCACGGCCAGGCGGCTGCCGCGGTCCCCCAGGATGCGGTGCACTTTCTCCAAGCCTAGCCAGAACTCACCTACCAGGGAGAGGCCGATCAACAAGACAGACCCGTCTCtagccccctcctgcccccagtgCCTCTGGCCCCCCACTGGAAATACCCACCTTGGGGGTCTCCAAAGCCAGCCTTGTAGGCTTCCCAGGGCTGGTTAAAGTCCACAGAGCCATCCTGGCGTCTCTGAATTACAGTCCAGCCTCCATCTGCCCAGAAAGGTGCAATGTCATCAGGAGGACCCTGCTGGCGGGGGATTCGGACTCCCCACCTGACTCTCAAACCCCAAACTGCCTCCAAATCTGGAAAGGGCAATGTTGTTTTCATACAGCCCAGAAGGACTGGAGGAAGATGGTCAAAGGTGGGCTGGCCACTGGGCAAGGGGCTCAGCCTGGAGCATTGATTGTCCCAAGGACCcagtggggagggatagggtagcAGAAATCTAGAGGGCTTCTGGGGGCCTTCGGAACCTGGCTCAACAAGGGGGTAGTGGTGGGGAGACAcatctgacagagagatgacCCCAGGAGGCCCGTGAATCCTACCTGAGGTCATCTTGCAGTTAACCAGGAAGGGCGGGGACTCCTGAGGCTGGATCTGGAACAGtccactctgcctctctccctcgtCAAACAGCTCTTGGCAGTCCCTGGGCAGCCctgaagggcaggcagagagaggagcagggagagtgagGCAGGAGGGTTCCCAGGAAACAGGCATGTGAGGGGCTGGGCAGTGGGTGACGGGGACATGCGGGGGCAGTCCTAGGTTCACAAAGGCTCCCTCCTGGATGGTCCCTGAGtcatcctccctcctcccacaccGCCCTCCGACCTCTGGCCACACAGCCTTCCCCGCCCCACGCGCCCTCCTGCCACAGGGACTTTGCACATGCCAGTCATGCTGCCCAGGGCCCTCTTCCCTCAGGCCTTTCCTGCCTCATTCTAAAGATCCCAGCTTCTAGAAGGGATGCCTTTCCTGACTCCCAGACCAGGCCAGCCTCCCAAAAGGAGCACTGATGATTTCCCACTCCCAACACCACTAGGGTCATCTGGTGGTCTCTCCGCCACTGAATGAGGATAACATGGGGCCAGGGACAGAGTGGCTCTTTGTCCACAGTCTGGCACCAGTGCCCAGGCTGATCCTAGCCCACAGCAGGTGTTTAATAGAGACTGGAGGAATGACTGAGTGAGAAGCTGGgccagagtggggaaggggaaggggagccaAGCTGAAGTAGCCCTGCTTTGTCAGGGGAGGGCCTGCATGGGGTCTGCAGGGGTGGGTTTCCAGGAGGGGAAGGACTGatgaatggaagaggaaaagaaggaggggaggaggaagaggggctcCCGGAGGTGCAAAAGCTGGGGAagtcccacccccagcccagccaggaaAGTAGGGGAAAGGtcgccagggggagggggaagtccACACCGGAGGGGGGGgcggatggggggatgggggcagggccaGCATGACTGGAGACATTTTCCGGCCCCTGGAGCAGCTCCCCTTTCCcctactttcttctcttccaatCTGGACGGCACCCGGCCAAACCACCAATGTGGCTTCCATTAACACCAGCTGTTTGTCTCTCCAGCTCTGAACCTTCCCCTACTTGGCAGGGCTGAGCCCCGAGTCTGGGAGTCCCCAAACCCATGCACCCCACAGCTCACATCCCCCAGCCCAGACCCATGGCTGCTGGCTAGCTCCAAGCCCCTCCCAGGGGGGGACGGTTGGGAGGGTACCCTGGACCCTTACTGGCCTGGGATGGAGGAAGAGTCAGCGAGggagctggagggtggggaggggaggaggagctcTCCAGCTGAGAGGGCTGacagccagccccagcccccgggTGTGAAGGGGGAAATCCGAGCTCTCACTGTCGGCTGTGGCTGCGCAAAGCTCTCCGTGCCAGATTGCGGTGATGGGACAGGAGGACTACAGGGAAGCCAGTGGCAACGGGAGCCCTGAATTTAGGGTGGGGACAGAGAAACCAGGAGCGGGGATCCTGTGCCAGACACACAGAAACATCTGCAGGAGGAGATTTGGGGCGATCTGGGATGCGCACTAGAGGACCCAGAACTTGTGACAGTCGCAAAGGCTCATTGTTAGCACGAatgggggaaaaggaagggggggggtgaTCAGAGACTTTGGGACCAAGAGAGAGGTGAGGGACCGATGTGTGGGTCAGGAACCCTGGATTTGTAAGAGATTCAAGAGTGAGTGGTGTGTCTGGGCAGGGACATGGAGGTTCCCTGCCTTTGCCCCCCTCCTAGATCTGCACTCCAAGAGACCACAGAGCGCCCAAGCTCAGAACCCCCATCCCAGGCAGCCATCTCTCTTCAGCCAACCAGAACTCCAGGATCCCTAGCTAGCACCCTCTTGTCCACCACTGTGCCCTCAGAGGAGGTCCCAGCCTTCAGGAAGGTGTCCTTTCACTGCAACACCCCCTTCCCCATGCCCCTGCAGCTCTGTTTCCTCCTGGACCCTcttccccaacccctgctccagCTAGTGGCCAGTGAGGCTTTGGGGAGAGCCACTGGAAGGAAGAAGGATGGGGTGGCCTGGCTGGTCAGAGGGATGAGGTGGGATGTACCCCCCTCAGCCCTTTACCTGAGACAAGTGAGCCCCCAGGAACCCAGAGCTGGGGCCTCTCCTCTTTCTAGTAAGGTGGACCAGACCAGGAGGGGGACAGAaatggcgtgtgtgtgtgtgtgtgtgtgtgtgtgtgtgtatggttgggggcgggggcttGCCAGAGGACAGCAAAGGACCGGACACTCACTGCGCAGGCGGCTGATATTGTGAGCAGGGTCCCCGAGCTGCACCGTCTTGGGAAGCCTCTTCTTCCTGGCAGGCTTGGCCATCCCGTGGTCCAGGTGTGTGGGGACCAGGAGACCCACCTGGGCAGGACAGGAGGAGAATATCAGGTCTGGCTGGCTCCCTGGGCTCTAAGCTGCTTAACCGGCCTCCAAGTCCACACCCACAGATTGAGCGAGCTTCGacctcctgccccaccccgggCAAGCATCAGCACCTGGCTTTGCAGATTCTGTATTTTCAGGTGCTGCTTCTCCAGGTGCCGCTGCTGCTGGGCTACCTTGTGGACGAGATGCTCAATCCTGCTGTTCTGAGTCTTGAGCTGAGTCTGGGAGAGCGAGAAAACAGTGGTCAGGACCCGGTCTTCGGCGGCAAGCCTCCCCATCCATACCCTGGTCTCTCCCTCCCAGGGAAGCCCGGACGCATCCCCCTCCCAGTCCCCACTGGTCCCACCGTTTAAGACCcgcgggggagaagcaggagcaccAGTACCTGCAGGCTGCGGAGAGTGTCGGGGACAGCTTCGCCACTGGGGCCCGGACCGTCGGGCGCGCGCGGGGGCGCGGCGGACCCCCCGGAGTCCTTGCAGGCTGCCCCGCAGGCGCTCAGGCGCCGCTCCAGCGCGCCCAGCTGCCCCCGGGTGCGCTCCACGTGCTCGCGCAGCCCGTGGCCGAGCTGCAGGAGCCCGTGCGCCAGCACGTTCACCTCGTCCCAGGACGCGAAGCGCCGCGGCGCgggagggggcgcggggcggCCCTGCGCGCTCAGCAGCCCGGCGGTGGCCGCACACAGCATGAGGGCTGCCGAAGCCGTCGGAGCGCGGCGCATCCTTCCGGGGGTGTCCTGGACTCGGGGACGCCGGGGCTCGGGAGTCGAGGGCTGGAGACGCGGCGGCCCTGGCGGAGACTCACTCACGTGAGCAGCCACAACCACAAAGGAACCTCAGATCACAGCCTCCGGCCCTTTGGGTTTGGTTTATCCCCGCGACTCCCCCTCTTATAAGGCCGGTGCAGAGGGTAGCGGGAGCCTCGGAGGCGGGGCGCAGGGAGTGCCAGGGGCGGGGCCGTGCGGCGGGGGTGGGGTTCTGTGCTCCCGGGGTCGGCTAGTTCTGCGTGTGGAGGGGCGCCCTGGGGGTGCAAAGCTCTAGCTCCTCCCCGCCAGGCCTCGGAGGGTCTTCTCCGCCGACGATGCGAGACGTAACTCTCCCCGGCCCCCATTCCAAGCGCTGGATCTCAAGCCCTCCACGCCGCACCCGCTGCGCTCAACGGGGACCCTCGGGGCTGGGGGGTCCTCCGGACTCTGCTCCCCAAGTCAGAAGCTGGGGAGAGGGCGGAAAGAGACGAATAAGCAAGGGCCCTGGTGCGCTGGGTCCAGCAAGGCGGGGCATGGAGCCCGGGACCCCTCCAACACCCCCGCCTGCAGAGACTTCCCGGAGAGGAGAGCAGCCGAAGGCCCGGGGCTGGACCGCTAGGGAGCCGTCTCGGGGCTCCCACGCTCCTTCCCGCTCACGGATTCATCACTGCAGATGTGTTCCTGGGATCGTCTAACGTCTCTCATCGCACTTCCCGCAACTGAGCGCCCTAAGGCTGGCCCCGGGGTCTCTCTTGTTCACCCTCTAGCTCGGGGCTCACTCCCCAGTCTTACCTCTACCCCAGGGTCTGTAGTGTCGTCAATCTTGGCCTGTATCAAAGCAGACACCTCAGAACAGGATAGAGGAAAGACGGGCTCCtcctgctcattcattcattcaacaaacagtcCTGTTATCAGGTAGTAATTCCCAGGCTACTGGAGAAAGCCCAACACTCAGCCTGGGGTAGGAGGCAAGGCTGGGACAAAAGAAGCACTAAGTGCGGCTGTGGGGCTGGACCATGTCCATTCCGAAAGTCCAAGCATTCAggcagcaaacatttttttttttttttttaagatttatttattttgagcgAGAGCGTGCTGGCTCATGCTTATTCCCGagccagggttgggggagaggcagagggcgagAATCTTTCCAGCCGACTCCCTGTTGAGCCAGGAGCTGGATGGAGGGCCTGATCCCACcacccctaagatcatgacctgagccaaaaccaaagcgTCAGTCGCttcactgactcagccacccaggcgcccctcattcaaCAAACTTTGACTGaagtcctctccctcctcccccaccagccccactCTACCCTGTCAGGAAATTGAGGCTGGCAAAGAAAAGCCTGTGTGCCAGGAAGAACCCTGGGCAGGTTGGCTTGGAGCTCCAGCAAGAACAGAGTTGACTCAGCAGGGCTGGAAGCCAGCTCAGCCTCTGGAATCTGAAACTGCATACCCTGGGGCTGACTGGCGGGTCAAGACTCATGCACTTGGCCCAGCCCCTGGGCCAGATGCCAGGCTGGCTGATCCGGGGCAGCCGTGACAGGCAgatggggagggcaggaaggagagtcTTTCTGCTGCAGGGAGTAGATCCAGACAGCCACCATCTGCCGCTGGCAGCCGGCCTGCCCatcccccaggccctggcctcTCTCCCTGGGTGGGTGATACAGGTGTCAGGGGTGCTGTCTTCCCTCCCGGCTTCTCGCTCTGAGAGAAATGATCAGTTACTTTCTCAACCTGATGATGCCCTTTTGGGCTTTGTCCTTTGGGCCTGGTTTCAGAGGGCGCAAACCAGGCCAAAAGTTCTTAGAGGCACCTGCTGTGAAGGTGCTATGAGAAAGAATTTGTCCAGGGGCCCCAGGAACTGGCTCTGGACAGCATCCTAAAAAAATGCCccccccaggggcacctgggtggctcagtgggttaaagcctctgccttcggctcaggtcatgatctcagggtcctgggatagagccccacatcgggctctctgctcagcagggagcctgtttcctcctctctctctgcctgcctctctgcctgcttgtgatctgtcaagtaaataaatgaaatctttaaaaacaaacaaacaaacaaacaaacaaacaaaaactgcccCGCAACATCCCTCTGACCCAACAATGAAACagtccaccaccaccacccccccttcTCAGTTGTTTCTTGAGTACCTGCTGTGTGATAGATTCTGTACTGGGGCCATAATGGTAGGTAAGACACTCCTATTCCCCATGTCAGCTACTCTGGTCAAAGCAAATAACATCAGGAATGCGACACGTGGCCTTGGATCTCTCACCAAACCAGGGAAGCAGTgagatggacttttttttttttaaagacagattttttttaaagattttatttatttatttgacagagatcataagtaggcagagaggcccgaagaaagagagagggggaagcaggctccctactgagcagaaagcccgatgcggagctcgatcccaggaccctggttatcatgacctgagctgaaggcagaggctttaaaccactgagccactcaggcacccctggactggtttttttttttttttttggagatttcaTTCTGGCACAGTACATAGTCTCATGAAGTGTATCTTTCCATCTGTGTCTCTAGAACCTAGGTTACAAagggtccctctgtccctctttaCTAATCTCGTCTTCGGTCTTCTGGGGGGTGGGACAGTCtgtcagcagagagactgcttgtAATCAAAATAGCAGCAAACACCTACTGTGTTCTTAACATAAATATCCTCATAACAACTCCAAAGGAGTTAAGAGCtgttattattctattttatagacACTAGACACAATATAAGATTAAGTCCTTGTTGAAATTCTCACGATGATCTGGACAGAGCTAGGAATTGACACCGGGCTAGCTGACTCACAACTGTGTTCTTGGGAGCCGCGATATGCCACTTTGTTCATAACAGCTCTGCGATTCTTGCCTCCTGTCACCCGTGCCCTTACATCCCTGTGGTGTAACCAAGAGGATGTTATTGAGATGATGGTGTGTGCAACTTCCTAGGTCAGATCATGAAAAACCATGTGGCTTCTGTCTTCTGGATTAGATCAGTTACTCTGGGAGAAGCTGGCCTTCCTGCTGTGAGGACACTCAAGCAGCCCTTTGGAGAAATCCACAGGGTGTCATGATGAACTGGCCCTCTCTCCCACAAAGATCAACATCAGCCTGTCGCCAGGCAAGGGAGCTATTCTGAAGATTGATTGTTagagaaagggggggaggggcagaggtagaggaaatAGAAGCCGAccccccactgagcccagagcctgaggtagggcttgatttcaggatctGAACCAAAATAGAAAGtcggcacttaaccgactgagccacccatgtgcttgTAAGGGGGTTATTTTGGAAGCAGATCCTGCAGCCCCAGTCCAGCTTCCAATTGATGCAGCCTCAGCTGATACGTGTTAGCAACATCATAAGGCACACCCCCAAGCCGGATCCAATATGCAGCTAACTCAATAGATAGCTAATACCATAGCCAATGACTTTTCGTCCCGCTCTATGCCCGGGcactattttaagtattttacataCATTCATTCACTTAGTATGCCCAATGAGGTTGGTATGGTCCTGTTTTAATCTccgttttatttttaaatattttatttatttatttgatacagagaaagagcacaagcaggcagagtggcaggcagagagagagggggaagcaggctccctgctgagcagagagccagccgaggggctggatcccaggaccctgagaccatgacctgagccaaaggcagagacttaacccattgagccacccaggagccccgtattttattttttttaagatttaaaaaatttatttatttgacagagaatgagagagggaacacaagcagggggagtgggagagggagaaccaggcttcccattgagcagggagccctatgtgggccttgatcacagggtcctgggatcgtgacccgaaggcagccacccaatgactgggccacccaggcacccttactctccattttaaagaagagcaggggcagctggctggctcagatggtagagctcaggactcttgatctcagggttgtgagctcaagtcccaagttgggtgtggaaactacttaaaaaaaaaaaaagcagaatgttctctctctcttttaagaagattttatttatttatttgacacagagagagagagagagagagggagcacaagcagagggagaggtaaagGAAGATGCAGGcttcttgcagagcagagagcccgatgcggggctcgatcccaggaccctgggatcatgacctgagccaaaggcagatgcttaacgactgaaccacccaggtgccccaaattaaaacagaagtttaaaaagttaaagaaagaagagaaaacaggtacAGAGAGGTCACGTGACCTGAGAGGCGGTGGGAGGGGGCTTGTCTCCCAGGAAGACTGGGAGCTATTATTGGGCTTAAACCAGCTGcaaatgtcttcttcttcttcttcttcttcctcttcttcttcttcttcttcttagagattttatttatttatttgacagagagatcacaagtagatggagacgcaggcagagagagagagagggaagcagactccccgctgagcagagggccggatttgggacttgatcccaggaccctgagatcatgacccgagccgaaggcagtggcttaacccatggagccacccaggtgcccctcctcttcttctttttaagattttatttatgggacacctgggtggctctgttgggtaagcgtctgccttcggctcaggtcatgatcccagcatcttgggatgggctccctgctcagcacgaagcctgcttctccctctccctctacccctgcttgggttccctctcttgctgtgtctctctctgggtcaaataaataactaaaaaatcagaaagagaaagagcaagagagagagagagagcacgagcgcaAGCGGgggaagtggcagacagagggagagcaagaagcaggctccgtgctgagcgaggagcccaatgcggggctcaatccccagacccctggatcatgacctaagcagaaggcagacgcttagctgactgagccccccaggcacccttgcaACTGTATTCTGTTTTGAGTTCTGTCAGGGGCTGACAGTGGGCGCAGTTAATGCCAGCCCCTGAGTTACAATCCTGTCACCTTCCCACATTTGCAGAAGCCATGGCCCCTCCGTCCTTTCTCCTCTGGCATCCACTTCACCCCTTGCCCATGTTTTAGGCACAGACCTTGCATGATCCTACACTGGGTCCCACTGGCCGAACCCTGCCTGAAGATAGATATGCTTGCTTGGGTCTGGCCAGAATTTTGAATATCAGGAGCTTCCTAACAAAAATCTAGATTTTTGGTTTCCTTGCAAAACTGGAAGGACCAGGAAGGGTGGTCTGCAGTCCTGCCCGTTTGCAATGGGGCCAGAGTGGATGGGAAGCTGTCTCTTTGGCCAGGGCAAGCCTTCCTACCCTGTCACTGCCGTGGGACACAGTCCTTTTTATGCTCTGTCTTTTGCACATCCCTAAGGGCTTTGGTCACTGCCTTTGGGCTGGTGATTTTCTGTCGCCAGTACCAGCCTCAGACCTGGGCAAGAGGGACTTCTATGAGGCCACTGCACTTAAAGGGTGAACTCCCCCTGCCAGCTGAGAAGtcctgggagaaggggtgtgTTTACTGGAGCTTACAGACTCCTTCTAGACCAAGGGTACAGTGTTTCCATTTAGTGTGCTGAAAAAGTTCTGCAACCATGTAATGATGATGGTAGTACATCGTGTAATGATGATGGTAGTCCATCGTGAATGTACGTAGCTGAATAGTAtagtttaaaatggttaaaatgggggtgccttggtggctcaattggttgaacgtcgccttcagctcgggtcatgatctctgggtcctgagatggagccccacatccaggctccctgctcagcgggaagcctgtgtCTCGCTCTCtatctccagctccccctgcttgtgttccgtgtgtgtgtgtgtatgtgtgtgtatgaaataaataaataaatcttaaaaaaaaaaaagaaatcttggtaagacaaaaaagaagtaataaatcTGAACTTGGCCTTTTATATAATGCTGaggatatatttaataaatatatttaataacaagGATAGGACAGATTTTGTTATTTGACGACAGATAATTAGggtattagtttcctattatGGTTGTGTAACAAACATTCTCAGAACGTAGGGGCTCACAACCACATTCACGGGACTTGGAGAGTGTTTGGTCCATTGGAGGTCACCCAAAAGTCGCCTGAGCCCCACTGGGAACGGATGATCCAAGGTGAACACTTGGTGTCTGGTGGCTAGCTGGGGCTATGGGACAGGACCCCTCGTTCTCCTCTATAGTACTGACTGAACTTATATGGTCAACACAGTGTTGCAAGAGACTAAGACCCAAGATCcaagatatgtttttttttttaagattttatttatttatttgacagaaataaatgtgacagagatcacaagtaggcagagaggcaagcaaagagagagaggaggaagcagactccctgttgagcaaagagcctgatgcggggctcgaacccaggactctgggatcatgacctgagctgaaggcagaggctttaacccactgaaccacccaggcgccccaagatccaAGATGTTTTAAGCCTTGGCTTGGATCTCCTTTGCTGATGCCCCAGCAGCCAGTGCCACACAAGGGCATGGGTACCACTATGAGTGAAGCACTGGGGGCGATTAgtgaacacccccacccccgcagttTACTTGATGTCaaacttcacatatttttttaaaggtttttatttatttatttgacagacagatatcacaagtaggcagagaggcaggctccctgctgagcagagagctgggtttggggctcaatcccaggaccctgagatcatgacctgagctggaggcagaggctttaacccactgagccacccaggcgccccaaacttcACATATTTAGATAAATGGTATATGGACCTCTGTTGGTACTCTTACCCTGGCCCTGCAGATGTTGGGGAGGACTTCTCCATGGCACTAGGGACTCCATGCAAATCAAGATCCTGGCATTGCTATCACAGAGATCCCCGGTCTGGGGGCCAGAACCAGCACTGGCTCGCTTCATATGTTCTGCAGATGTTGATTACCTATCATGTGCCAAGGCCCTGTGCCATCCGGTGGGGATACAACCCAGGGCAGGTCGACACAGTCCTGTGCTCAAGACTTCACAAATCAGTAGGGGACCAGGGCCCCGGGATGAATTACCAGCACAGAGCTGAGTTGAAGTCAAGTTGTTACCACGTGGCATTTTGCAGACATCTGACTACATATGCATTAACTTTAATATTgcagatctttctttttcttcccagattTGCAAGAaggtatgttttgttttcaaatcccACATGCTTTTGTAGGGGCTTAAAAAGAACTTACCCTTTAGGCTCTTTCTGGAAAAGCTTGCCCGAGAAGACagaccccatgaccctgcaatttctttttttaaaaatttttaattccgggggcacctgggtggctcagtgggttaagccgctgccttcggctcaggtcatggtctcagggtcctgggattgagtcccggatcgggctctctgatcagcggggagcctgcttccctctctctctctctgcctgcctctctgcctacttgtgatctctctctctgtcaaataaataaataaaatctttaaaaaatttttttaaaattccgaACTAACTTCAGCTTATAGAAATGTTGCAAGAGGTCATAGACTTCCTGTATACTCTTCATAGAGATTTGCCAATTGTTAACTTACTACACTAGATTTACCATTCTAACGATCCATAAATCCCATGTAGGAATAGATACAGGaatggaatacacacacacacacacacacactatatatatatatatatatgtatatatatatttatataaacacaaaaatattttgagaaatgaatATGTCAAACATTTACGGAGAGAGACACatgtataatacacacacatgtaGAGAGCTACATAACATACAAAGAGATAtataacatacacacatacataaatatatataatacacatatgcAGGGACATATTAATacatacagatacatacataGCACAAACTCTACATGTATATGGAGAGAGCCACATTTATGTACAGAGAcacgcacatacatacacatgatATATACACGGAATATATTAGTCATGCccataaatacaaaatacacatGTAGATACAGATATGGATATAATaagcaggcacagagggaaaa is part of the Mustela nigripes isolate SB6536 chromosome 2, MUSNIG.SB6536, whole genome shotgun sequence genome and encodes:
- the ANGPTL4 gene encoding angiopoietin-related protein 4; translated protein: MRRAPTASAALMLCAATAGLLSAQGRPAPPPAPRRFASWDEVNVLAHGLLQLGHGLREHVERTRGQLGALERRLSACGAACKDSGGSAAPPRAPDGPGPSGEAVPDTLRSLQTQLKTQNSRIEHLVHKVAQQQRHLEKQHLKIQNLQSQVGLLVPTHLDHGMAKPARKKRLPKTVQLGDPAHNISRLRRLPRDCQELFDEGERQSGLFQIQPQESPPFLVNCKMTSDGGWTVIQRRQDGSVDFNQPWEAYKAGFGDPQGEFWLGLEKVHRILGDRGSRLAVQLHDWEGHAESLQFPVHLGGEDTAYSLQLTAPVASELGATTVVPSGLSLPFSTWDQDHDLRGDKNCAKSLSGGWWFGTCGHSNLNGQYFRSIPHQRQQRKKGIFWKTWRGRYYPLQATTMLIRPTETEAAS